The segment TAAAAGTCCAATTGCAAATCCCACACCCACTGCAATGAATGAAACCGGTCCTTCGTCCCCTTCAGTTTCTTCCTCATCCCCATCTTGATGAGGAGGAGGAGTACATGATACAAGCAAAGGATATCCACACAGCTGACTGTCGTTTGCAAAGCTTGCTGCATCAAATGTGGAGAACTGAGTTCCTTCTGGAATCCTACCGGACAACTTATTATTTGATACATCAAACACTGCTAAAGTGCTTATAGATGTGAGTGTATAAGGGATTTTACCAGACAACTGATTGTGTGAAACATCCATCATTTCAAGAGAAGTCAGATTTCCAAAACTGCCGGGAATGGAACCCTCAATATTGTTCCAAGATATATTCACAGAAAACAGGCCCTGAAGCTCGCCTATTGATGCTGGAATTTCACCTGTGAAATTATTTGCCGAGAGATCTATTAGTTTGTATCCATCCAGATATTTTAATTGCCTGATTTTCCCCTTATAATTGAGATATATATCAATGGTGAAGAATAGTGAATATGCTTGAGCAGGGTGGTTGAGTCTCCCTACAATGATCTTTGAGCCCTGCATTCCAGCATAGTCATTCTTCATGCTCTGAAGCTCACCGAGATCTGTTGGTATGCTTCCCCTGAAGTGGTTTCCTGACAGGTCCAAGATGTCAAGTTTACTCAAGTTGCCAATCCCTAATGGAATAAAGCCCTCCAGCTTATTTCGTCCAAGAATGAGCACTTCCAAGTCATGGAATTGAAGAGCCCTGGATGGGAAATACCCTGTGAGGGAGTTGGAGCCTAGATCAATCACTGCTATGTCAGAAAAATTTCTCAGAGCCACAGAAATGTCTCCTGCAAAGTAGTTCCTGTGAAGAACTAAGTACCGTAATGGTCCAATTGATCCAAGCTCTGGTGGAATCTTTCCCTGTAGCTGATTTTCGCCGACATTTAATAGCGATAGAGAAGTACAATTATCTAGATTTGGAGGCAGAGTTCCAGTAAAAGAGTTTCTTGAGAGATCCAGCACTTGTAGTTTGGAGAGTCTGCTAATGCTCAAAGGCAATTCTCCCATTAAGGTGTTGCTAGACAAGTTAAGAATCTGAAGACTAGTCGCATTTCCAACTTGTGGATGAATAGATCCATTGAGAAAATTCTGAGACAAGTCCAAGGATAGCAGAGACCGTGTGTTGAAGATTTGTGGAGGTATTTTACCTGCAGGGAAAGTTGTAAGGTGTGGAAACATTTTTACAAAGTATAGAATAGTTGGCTTAATTGAAATGGTTTATAATATATGAAAAATTGGCCAAGGAAAATTCGTTTATTGgccaattaaaatttttaaaatcaggtcAAAATTGCAGAAACTACCCATTAAGATTTACCATGTTTACCTGTAAATTTGTTTTGTCCTAGGCTCAGATAATTCAGAATTGGTAACTCTGAAAGCCACAGGGGGATCGTCCCTGTCAGCACATTTCCTGTCAGATTTAGAACACTGAGATTTCTCTGTTGAGACAACCATATGGCCAGAGGACCCGAGAGCCTGCATCCCGACATGGACAAATGCTTGAGCTGAAATCTGGGACTGAACCCCACAGCCCCTGCACTATCAAACTGGTTTTGCTGAAGAAACAAAAATGTAAGCGAGGAAGCATTTTCCATAGACTTGGGAATTCCTCCCGATAATTGGTTACTATAAAGAAGCATCAGCTCCAGCTTGTCTATCTCTCCGAAAGAATCCGGTATGGAGCCATTCAGACTGTTTGCAGAGATATTCAGTGTTTTCAGTGCTGAGAGTTTTCCCAAGCCATGTGGAATCGGCCCAGCTAAAGAATTCGTGCTCATATCAAGGAACTGCAACTGAGAGAGTTTTGCAAGCCACCCAGGAACAGAGCCCGAGAAAGAATTTGATGATAGATCCAGTCTCTGCATATCCCCAAGCTTCTGAATCGAAGAAGGAATGGGTCCAGCCAAGGAATTGTTCGCCACACTCAAAATCTGTAAATGGGTAAGATTTCCAATTTCTCTAGGAAGCAAACCATTGAATCGATTGAAGGACAAATCCAATTTCAGCAATCTGGTCAATTGGCCAATCAGTGGACTTATGGAGCCATCGATTTTGTTCCTGCTAAGGTCTAGCTCTTCCAACATGCCTAAATTATAGTAGAAAGAGGGAATAGAACCTGATAAGCTGTTCTCTCGAAGCACAAGGCTTCTCAGACTCTTGAGCTTTTCGACATCAGAGGGAAGGCTTCCTGATAAATTGTTCCCGCTTAAATCCAGAGCTTCCAACCTTGTTAATGTTAAGATTTGTGAAGGAATTGGGCCTCTGAACGAAGCACCCGTTACATGTAGTGTAGAGAGGTTTGTGAGATTAGCAAGAGGAACAAGGGAAGTGGAAGGAATAGGCACAGCTGTTTCTGCTGTAAAATTGAGGGTGACAGAAATAATATATCCATCTCTGCTGCAACCAATTCCTTCCCATTGGCAACATTGATAACCCTCCCAAGAAGAAAGCAGAGATGGAGGTTGAACGTTGGCTCTCAAGCTCACAAGTGCCCTTCTTTCATCTTTCCTGC is part of the Cryptomeria japonica chromosome 10, Sugi_1.0, whole genome shotgun sequence genome and harbors:
- the LOC131027017 gene encoding receptor-like protein 46, which translates into the protein MVFCVLNCVNCCRKDERRALVSLRANVQPPSLLSSWEGYQCCQWEGIGCSRDGYIISVTLNFTAETAVPIPSTSLVPLANLTNLSTLHVTGASFRGPIPSQILTLTRLEALDLSGNNLSGSLPSDVEKLKSLRSLVLRENSLSGSIPSFYYNLGMLEELDLSRNKIDGSISPLIGQLTRLLKLDLSFNRFNGLLPREIGNLTHLQILSVANNSLAGPIPSSIQKLGDMQRLDLSSNSFSGSVPGWLAKLSQLQFLDMSTNSLAGPIPHGLGKLSALKTLNISANSLNGSIPDSFGEIDKLELMLLYSNQLSGGIPKSMENASSLTFLFLQQNQFDSAGAVGFSPRFQLKHLSMSGCRLSGPLAIWLSQQRNLSVLNLTGNVLTGTIPLWLSELPILNYLSLGQNKFTGKIPPQIFNTRSLLSLDLSQNFLNGSIHPQVGNATSLQILNLSSNTLMGELPLSISRLSKLQVLDLSRNSFTGTLPPNLDNCTSLSLLNVGENQLQGKIPPELGSIGPLRYLVLHRNYFAGDISVALRNFSDIAVIDLGSNSLTGYFPSRALQFHDLEVLILGRNKLEGFIPLGIGNLSKLDILDLSGNHFRGSIPTDLGELQSMKNDYAGMQGSKIIVGRLNHPAQAYSLFFTIDIYLNYKGKIRQLKYLDGYKLIDLSANNFTGEIPASIGELQGLFSVNISWNNIEGSIPGSFGNLTSLEMMDVSHNQLSGKIPYTLTSISTLAVFDVSNNKLSGRIPEGTQFSTFDAASFANDSQLCGYPLLVSCTPPPHQDGDEEETEGDEGPVSFIAVGVGFAIGLLIVVVLIFSSERISEVLLGTSVPPPRLTIDRQAPLTLNADSKKVTTQLMHNAPKSQLAMINNKEERCMLAHARLQGLDFNHKYKRHTLSHQVKIQVNEVATNLATGNGPNFTSMRSIWLFVTAEIDSG